One window of Sporocytophaga myxococcoides DSM 11118 genomic DNA carries:
- a CDS encoding universal stress protein: MIRKIVCPTDYSDNSLNAIKYLKDLAALSNANIEIVHVQTPIPHPFSAETDDLLQNIKHEKLVLWGNVTDEIVNEITKTHADIVGISSLGKNKEENFFISKVTLSIVNQSSFPILIIPPDANFQSFNRFLFVSHLKDQNYLSFRWIAEFIRPYSGRFEVLYFSEERLKWYEKKEVVANFESLHHSLKTPPIDVHINDCRNVLIRLETFAREQRADVICIEKSSRIFQMIIEQDNIDKMPCCTDTPILIVPTI; encoded by the coding sequence ATGATCCGCAAGATTGTTTGCCCTACTGACTATTCCGACAATTCACTGAATGCTATCAAGTATCTAAAAGACCTTGCTGCATTAAGCAATGCTAATATTGAGATTGTACATGTTCAGACACCCATACCCCATCCATTCTCAGCAGAAACAGATGATTTACTTCAAAACATTAAACATGAAAAGTTGGTACTTTGGGGAAATGTAACAGATGAAATCGTAAACGAAATTACTAAAACTCATGCAGATATAGTTGGAATAAGTAGCTTAGGAAAAAATAAAGAAGAAAATTTCTTTATCAGTAAAGTTACCTTGTCGATCGTAAATCAGTCTAGTTTCCCTATTTTAATTATTCCACCTGATGCTAATTTCCAAAGCTTTAACAGATTCTTATTTGTCAGTCATTTAAAGGATCAGAACTATCTTAGCTTCCGATGGATTGCAGAATTTATTCGTCCCTACTCAGGAAGGTTTGAAGTATTATATTTTTCCGAAGAAAGGCTTAAGTGGTATGAAAAAAAAGAGGTAGTAGCAAACTTTGAAAGTCTTCATCACTCTCTGAAAACTCCTCCTATTGACGTTCACATTAATGACTGCAGAAATGTACTCATACGTTTGGAAACCTTTGCAAGAGAACAAAGGGCTGATGTAATCTGTATTGAAAAATCAAGCAGAATATTTCAGATGATCATTGAACAGGATAATATTGACAAAATGCCTTGTTGTACTGATACACCTATTCTGATAGTTCCTACAATATGA
- a CDS encoding lipocalin family protein — protein sequence MNRRKKQQVKETLTLSLGAVAAAGVTAGLVYLYKKNAEHSPPLDVATNVDLQKYSGDWYEIARLPNRFEKNCYSSKASYSINEDGSIKVVNSCKVESTGESKSEEGIAWPKDPSDNARLKVQFFWPFTADYNIIEVDPDYQYALVGTESRKYLWILSRKPELDLETTKSLVEKATQQGFDTLELVFAKNTFS from the coding sequence ATGAACAGACGAAAAAAACAACAGGTAAAAGAAACCTTGACGCTGAGTTTGGGGGCAGTAGCTGCTGCAGGGGTAACTGCAGGCCTTGTATACTTATACAAGAAAAATGCTGAGCATTCGCCTCCACTCGATGTAGCTACCAATGTAGACCTTCAAAAATATTCCGGAGACTGGTATGAAATTGCCCGACTCCCGAATAGATTTGAAAAGAATTGTTATTCATCAAAAGCCAGCTATTCAATCAATGAAGACGGATCCATTAAAGTAGTAAATAGCTGCAAGGTTGAATCTACTGGTGAGAGTAAATCTGAAGAGGGCATCGCATGGCCTAAGGATCCATCTGATAATGCAAGATTAAAAGTTCAATTCTTCTGGCCATTTACAGCTGACTATAACATCATTGAAGTAGATCCCGATTATCAGTATGCCCTGGTTGGTACTGAATCAAGGAAATACTTATGGATACTGAGCAGGAAGCCTGAACTTGATCTTGAAACAACTAAAAGCTTGGTGGAGAAAGCAACCCAACAGGGGTTTGACACACTTGAACTAGTTTTCGCTAAAAATACATTCAGTTAA
- a CDS encoding MlaD family protein, with protein MKKKRILDRIKLGVFMLLGIVLLTVLIFYIGSNQQMFGTKRKLIANFKNVSGLKEGNAVRYSGVEIGAVESIQIISDSNIRVTMMVEKNSSEFIKKDSQASISNEGLLGTKYVKISAGTPEEVSLSSDEEISTTEPLDLDRLLAELNQTGTNAKHITNNINTITERINNGEGTLGTLLTNKELLNQVQEMVLAFEQTGKKTKRASENMIQLTDSLKIASGNAITASSNIVSFSQKLDNDSSTLGKFIADTVMAQNVDKTMGKINTVADDVGLTSCRVRNSWIIRLFGKNN; from the coding sequence ATGAAAAAGAAAAGGATATTAGACAGAATAAAGTTAGGGGTTTTTATGTTGCTGGGGATTGTGCTGCTTACTGTACTAATCTTTTATATTGGTTCCAATCAGCAAATGTTCGGAACCAAAAGAAAACTTATAGCAAACTTTAAGAATGTAAGTGGATTGAAGGAAGGCAATGCTGTAAGATACTCCGGAGTGGAAATAGGTGCAGTTGAGTCCATCCAGATTATATCAGATTCAAACATTCGCGTTACTATGATGGTCGAAAAGAATTCCTCTGAATTTATTAAAAAGGATTCCCAGGCCAGCATAAGTAATGAAGGGTTATTAGGAACCAAATATGTAAAGATATCTGCAGGGACTCCTGAAGAGGTAAGCCTTAGCAGTGATGAAGAAATTTCGACCACTGAACCCTTAGATCTTGACCGGCTTCTGGCTGAGCTAAATCAAACAGGGACCAATGCCAAACATATTACTAATAATATTAACACCATAACCGAAAGGATAAATAATGGTGAAGGAACTCTTGGAACATTGCTTACAAATAAAGAACTATTGAATCAGGTCCAGGAAATGGTACTTGCATTTGAGCAAACAGGAAAAAAAACCAAACGAGCTTCTGAGAATATGATACAATTGACGGATAGTCTTAAAATTGCCAGTGGCAATGCTATAACTGCGTCATCTAATATTGTTTCATTCTCCCAAAAGCTGGATAATGACAGTAGCACATTGGGCAAATTCATTGCAGATACTGTAATGGCTCAGAATGTGGACAAAACCATGGGTAAGATAAATACAGTTGCCGATGATGTTGGTCTCACAAGTTGCCGAGTACGAAATAGCTGGATTATTCGCTTGTTTGGCAAAAACAACTAA
- a CDS encoding ABC transporter ATP-binding protein — MIENVIEVKDLYKSFKGKMVLDGINISLKRKENLCIIGKSGSGKSVLLRSIIGLFEPDSGYISVFGKNLDDLHEEEVISLRKKVGYLFQEGALYDSMNVEENLAFPLKRQPHPKSHKEIKAAVRLALQRVGLLSSINKMPQELSGGMKKRIALARTLILEPEVILYDEPTTGLDPVTSKEIIELILEMRATNGISAIIVTHDMYCARLTADRILLLNNGKMDVEGSFDELKRSDQEWVRAFFE, encoded by the coding sequence ATGATAGAGAATGTCATTGAAGTGAAAGACCTGTATAAGTCATTTAAGGGAAAGATGGTTCTTGACGGGATTAATATTAGCTTAAAGAGAAAAGAAAATTTATGTATCATTGGAAAATCCGGATCTGGAAAATCAGTTCTACTCCGCTCTATTATTGGATTGTTTGAACCAGATTCAGGATATATCAGTGTTTTCGGAAAAAACCTGGATGATTTACATGAAGAAGAAGTCATTTCGTTGCGCAAAAAAGTTGGGTATTTATTTCAGGAAGGAGCACTTTATGACTCTATGAATGTAGAAGAAAACCTTGCCTTTCCTCTGAAAAGACAACCTCACCCTAAATCACATAAAGAAATCAAAGCAGCAGTGCGCCTTGCACTTCAGAGAGTAGGATTATTAAGTTCCATTAATAAAATGCCACAGGAACTTTCCGGAGGAATGAAGAAAAGGATAGCACTGGCACGTACATTAATTCTTGAACCTGAGGTAATTTTATATGATGAACCCACCACTGGACTCGACCCTGTAACATCTAAAGAAATAATAGAGTTAATATTAGAGATGAGGGCCACAAATGGAATTTCGGCTATCATAGTGACACATGATATGTATTGTGCAAGACTTACTGCTGACAGGATATTACTCCTGAATAATGGTAAGATGGATGTGGAAGGATCCTTTGATGAGTTGAAGAGATCAGATCAAGAGTGGGTAAGGGCTTTCTTTGAATAG
- a CDS encoding MlaE family ABC transporter permease: MLLKYTPGRTEGAFYGMKKDNEQPEENIPEKSEKKSGNFFRTLGELTVFSSRFFALVWYPPYEIDELFTQIFRLGYKSLFLVSTTAFIIGFVMSLQLYPSMKTFGAEDLIPNMVAIAVIREIGPVLTGLICAGKTGSGIGAEIGSMKVTDQIDAMSISGVDPYKYLVVTRVLAMTITMPFLVIYSAGLSLIGSYVAVNITDDMSVTMYINSAFDYMYFYDFVPSIFKAFFFGFTIAMVSCFYGYRADYGTVGVGKAANASVVISSLIIFFLDMLAAQLSHYYQSNFV; this comes from the coding sequence ATGTTATTGAAATATACTCCCGGAAGAACAGAGGGAGCGTTTTACGGCATGAAAAAAGATAACGAACAACCTGAGGAAAACATCCCTGAAAAGAGCGAAAAAAAGAGTGGAAATTTCTTTCGTACACTTGGAGAATTAACAGTATTCAGCTCTCGTTTCTTTGCACTGGTATGGTATCCTCCTTATGAGATTGATGAATTATTCACTCAAATCTTCAGGCTTGGATATAAGTCCCTTTTCCTGGTGAGTACAACAGCCTTTATTATTGGATTTGTAATGTCATTGCAGCTATACCCTTCCATGAAGACCTTTGGTGCAGAAGATCTGATACCCAACATGGTTGCTATTGCTGTTATCAGGGAAATCGGACCTGTGCTTACAGGCCTTATCTGCGCAGGCAAAACAGGATCCGGAATTGGTGCTGAGATAGGATCCATGAAAGTTACAGATCAGATAGACGCTATGTCTATATCAGGAGTTGACCCCTATAAATATCTTGTAGTAACTAGAGTATTGGCAATGACTATAACAATGCCTTTCCTTGTAATCTATTCTGCAGGACTATCCCTTATAGGATCATATGTGGCTGTAAACATAACAGATGACATGAGTGTCACAATGTATATTAACTCTGCATTTGACTACATGTACTTCTATGACTTTGTTCCATCGATTTTTAAAGCGTTTTTCTTTGGATTTACTATAGCTATGGTTTCGTGTTTCTATGGTTACAGAGCTGACTATGGAACTGTCGGTGTAGGGAAAGCTGCTAATGCTTCGGTTGTCATTTCTTCATTGATAATCTTTTTTCTTGACATGCTGGCAGCTCAGTTGTCGCATTATTACCAAAGCAATTTTGTATGA
- a CDS encoding TonB-dependent receptor, which produces MKVQILLVFGLLLFSSITYAQGDSTVANTCRYRLEGDVKDGETNAILPGAMIVIDGGAGTVSDDAGHFHLTNLCKGKYKITVTFLGYKTIVQTLDMNENLYKTFILHSDSCLLESIIVTSSRPVYESSLSVQEVAGRALDRTRGFSLGESLKGIAGVNTLQTGPSIFKPVIQGMYGNRVLILNNGVRQEGQQWGSEHAPEIDPFIADKIKVVKGASGVLYGSDAIGGVILVEPRPLRTKSGVGGEFNLAGFSNNREGVVSGIIDYSVRQLKGLSFRLQGTLKQAGNSKTPDYYMKNTAFREQNFSWAAGYKREEWGVDVFYSQFNSNIGILSASHIGNLTDLKRAIESPVPLETSGFSYVVDRPYQKVFHELGRLHAFRKFHNKSSLELILARQFNDRSEYDKHRPYKDQFKDGPQSRFKITTYTGTLYLNQNYFKKYSGTWGLSFIQQANTTRGSFIPNFKSYAGGVFLTERRKIESLEIEGGLRYDYKWMRVYKYENGIIISPSFIFSNISGTLGAVKTINEHLKVKLNVGSCFRPPAVNELFSDGLHHGTSRIEKGDKKLNSEYAYNTSLTFDYKIKKIYGEVNLYNNYIMDYIYLVPGRVLDTLSYNYVFEYEQTIRGTFPVFRYLQTNAIFTGADLTFNDSLSRHFIFSTRLSLLRAYNTKAHEGIILTPPANMENGLKYSFNFIHSLKESYFKVGNTIVLQKKNVPSNQDIKAAPKGYVLWSLETGFGVMAGKQELYFTFTVYNLLNKKYRDYLDAFRYFTDEPGRNFVVRLKVPFDLSKNNF; this is translated from the coding sequence ATGAAAGTACAGATACTTTTGGTATTTGGTCTTTTACTGTTTTCCTCAATAACCTATGCCCAGGGAGATTCAACTGTTGCGAATACCTGCAGGTATAGGCTTGAGGGAGATGTTAAAGACGGAGAAACCAATGCTATATTGCCTGGTGCCATGATTGTAATTGATGGCGGTGCTGGAACTGTTTCTGATGATGCAGGTCATTTCCATCTCACAAACCTTTGTAAGGGGAAGTATAAGATTACTGTTACTTTTCTTGGCTATAAGACGATCGTTCAAACCCTCGACATGAATGAGAATCTTTATAAAACATTTATCCTTCACTCAGATTCGTGTTTGCTGGAATCTATAATAGTAACATCATCCAGGCCTGTTTATGAAAGCAGTCTAAGTGTTCAGGAGGTTGCAGGAAGGGCGCTTGACAGAACCAGAGGTTTTTCTTTAGGTGAATCTCTTAAGGGGATAGCAGGAGTTAATACTTTGCAAACCGGCCCATCTATTTTCAAGCCTGTTATTCAGGGGATGTATGGAAACAGAGTGCTGATTCTGAATAATGGTGTAAGGCAGGAAGGACAGCAATGGGGCTCCGAGCATGCACCGGAGATAGATCCATTTATAGCTGATAAGATTAAGGTCGTTAAAGGCGCTTCAGGAGTTCTATATGGCTCTGACGCAATTGGCGGTGTAATACTTGTGGAGCCAAGGCCTCTGCGAACTAAAAGCGGGGTAGGAGGTGAATTCAACCTTGCCGGATTTTCAAATAACAGAGAAGGTGTTGTTTCTGGTATTATTGATTATAGCGTAAGACAATTAAAGGGCCTCAGCTTCAGACTTCAAGGGACCTTAAAACAGGCTGGCAATTCAAAAACTCCCGACTATTATATGAAAAATACAGCGTTCAGAGAACAGAACTTCTCCTGGGCTGCCGGTTATAAAAGGGAGGAATGGGGCGTAGATGTTTTCTATAGTCAGTTTAATTCGAATATAGGAATACTTTCAGCTTCTCATATTGGAAACCTTACCGATCTGAAGAGGGCAATTGAAAGTCCTGTTCCTCTTGAAACTTCGGGATTTAGTTATGTTGTTGACAGACCTTATCAAAAGGTCTTTCATGAACTCGGAAGATTACATGCTTTTCGAAAGTTCCATAATAAAAGTAGTTTGGAATTGATTCTGGCCCGTCAGTTTAACGACAGATCAGAATATGATAAGCACAGACCTTATAAGGATCAATTTAAAGATGGTCCTCAATCAAGATTTAAAATCACGACCTATACCGGAACACTCTATCTGAATCAGAATTATTTTAAAAAGTATTCTGGCACCTGGGGGCTTAGTTTTATTCAACAAGCAAATACAACACGTGGATCTTTCATTCCTAATTTTAAAAGCTATGCCGGAGGTGTCTTTCTAACAGAAAGAAGAAAGATAGAAAGTCTGGAGATAGAAGGTGGTCTACGCTATGATTATAAATGGATGCGTGTTTATAAATATGAAAATGGAATTATTATTTCTCCTTCGTTTATATTCTCTAACATCTCCGGAACACTAGGAGCTGTTAAAACAATTAACGAACATCTGAAAGTGAAATTGAATGTTGGTTCATGTTTCAGACCTCCTGCTGTTAATGAACTGTTCAGCGATGGTTTGCACCACGGCACTTCGAGAATTGAAAAGGGAGATAAAAAGCTTAATTCAGAATATGCATATAACACTTCTCTTACATTTGATTATAAGATTAAGAAAATTTATGGAGAAGTTAATTTATATAACAATTATATAATGGATTATATCTATCTGGTTCCAGGTCGTGTTCTTGATACTTTATCATACAATTATGTATTCGAATATGAGCAAACGATAAGAGGGACTTTCCCTGTATTCAGGTATCTGCAGACAAATGCCATATTTACAGGAGCAGATTTAACTTTTAACGATTCATTGAGCAGACATTTTATATTCAGCACAAGGTTGTCTTTACTTAGGGCTTATAACACTAAAGCTCATGAAGGTATTATTTTGACTCCTCCTGCTAACATGGAAAATGGGCTGAAGTATTCTTTTAACTTCATTCATTCCTTAAAAGAAAGCTATTTCAAAGTAGGAAATACAATAGTTCTTCAAAAGAAAAATGTTCCTTCCAACCAGGATATTAAGGCTGCACCCAAAGGATATGTGCTATGGTCACTGGAAACAGGCTTTGGAGTGATGGCAGGTAAACAAGAGCTCTATTTTACATTTACTGTTTATAATCTTCTCAACAAAAAGTACAGGGATTATCTGGATGCTTTCAGATACTTTACTGATGAACCTGGAAGAAACTTTGTGGTCAGGTTAAAAGTCCCTTTCGATTTATCTAAAAATAATTTCTAA
- a CDS encoding CusA/CzcA family heavy metal efflux RND transporter: MINKIIRFSIQNKLIVGFFIAILLAFGGYSLKNLPIDAVPDITNNQVQVITFSPTLAAEEIERFITYPVELQMATIPGVIEIRSVSRFGLSVITIVFKDEVEMLAARQMVGERITMAQGEIPQGLGNPEMAPVTTGLGEIFQYIVRAKPGYENKYSAMDLRTIQDWIVKRQLLGTKGVAEVSSFGGFVKQYEVAMNPEKLRGMNVTISEIFKALQLNNQNTGGAYIDKKPTAYFIRGVGLIEDTTDIDEIVVKNVNGIPVLMRDVAEVRMGFANRYGAMTYNDKGEVVGAIVLMLKGENSAEVVGNVKERIAKISKSLPEGIEIVPFLDRSDLVDRAIKTVSKNLIEGALIVIFVLVVFLGNIRAGLIVASVIPLSMLFAISMMYLFGVSGNLMSLGAIDFGLIVDGAVIIVESVIHNLVLKHPSLNRRLTQNEMNEEIYGSATKMMNSAAFGQIIILIVYLPILALVGIEGKMFRPMAQAVSFAILGALILCVTYVPMMASLFLSKKISQHKNFSDKIMEALQKVYHPVIKAALNARIFIVSIAIALLGISVLLFINMGGEFLPTLEEGDFAVETRLLPGSSLSQTIETSLRASDIILKKFPEVKMTVGKIGTAEIPTDPMPMEACDLMIILKDKDEWTSAETREELAEKMSKELERLPGVNFGFQQPIQMRFNELMTGAKQDLAIKIFGEDMEVLASKANQVANLIKDIKGVSDIYVEPVTGLPQITVKYKRGKIAQYGLAISDVNDVVRTSFAGAVAGEVFEGEKRFDLVMRLQEPFRRDIQDVKGMYVVLPSGMQIPITEVADIEYSEGPIQISREDTKRRIVIGVNVRDRDVESMVQEISNKLDSKLDLPAGYFVTYGGQFENLVEAKQRLSLAVPVALGLILIILFFTFKSLKETMLIFTAIPFSAIGGVFALLLRDMPFSISAGVGFIALFGVAVLNGMVLISYFNQLKAEGVENVYERVLKGTEMRLRPVIMTASVASMGFLPMALSNTSGAEVQKPLATVVIGGLISATLLTLVVLPVLYTLFYKNVEESNGSGLSKSFVLIPLFFLSSITSGFGQNTGKALTSEEAFNIALQNNPSMTAARYDIKAQESLKKTYLDIPKTNISLMYGQFNSLNNDNNITINQSVAFPILYSSQNNYYKEQVKASEVKADVTGNELKKNVRSAYYNLLYFESRHMLLNYEDSIYNDFMKAADLRFKTGESNYLEKLTAEAQVAEFRNLILKNQADMQIYQKQLKVYLNVSDSIITTEKFEKLVLSVSPDKASVYANPLLRYMRQQLKVGKALVGVERARFLPDFSFGYFNQTLQGVQSINGAERYFGPGYRFQGIMAGISVPVIFKPYQARIANAKLNQKVTESLLEYNSKNLEGEYSILMQQFKKNLSSLSYYESIGLKQADLIIINSQKAFRAGQIGYVEYLQGLSRALSIKSGYLDTINNYNQTVIAIDFIAGGN; encoded by the coding sequence ATGATTAATAAGATCATTCGATTTAGTATTCAGAATAAATTGATTGTCGGGTTTTTTATAGCCATTTTATTGGCTTTTGGAGGGTATTCCCTTAAAAACCTTCCGATCGATGCCGTACCTGATATTACCAATAATCAGGTACAGGTAATTACATTTTCCCCAACGTTGGCTGCAGAGGAAATAGAACGATTTATAACCTATCCGGTCGAGCTGCAAATGGCAACGATACCAGGTGTTATTGAAATCAGGTCTGTTTCCAGGTTCGGTCTTTCAGTAATTACCATTGTTTTTAAAGATGAAGTGGAAATGCTTGCTGCCCGTCAGATGGTGGGAGAAAGGATTACAATGGCTCAGGGAGAAATTCCCCAAGGGTTAGGTAATCCGGAAATGGCTCCTGTAACTACGGGGCTGGGAGAAATATTCCAATATATTGTGAGAGCTAAACCTGGCTATGAGAATAAATACTCTGCCATGGATCTCAGAACCATTCAAGATTGGATTGTAAAGCGCCAATTGCTGGGAACCAAAGGGGTGGCGGAAGTGAGCTCTTTTGGCGGCTTCGTAAAACAGTATGAAGTTGCCATGAATCCGGAAAAGCTACGCGGAATGAATGTTACCATTTCGGAAATTTTCAAAGCACTACAGTTAAACAATCAGAATACAGGAGGGGCATATATCGATAAAAAGCCTACAGCCTATTTTATTAGAGGCGTAGGACTTATTGAAGATACAACTGATATTGATGAAATCGTTGTTAAAAACGTCAATGGTATACCTGTATTAATGAGGGATGTTGCAGAAGTGAGAATGGGGTTTGCAAACAGGTATGGTGCTATGACCTACAACGACAAAGGAGAAGTAGTAGGGGCGATAGTATTGATGCTGAAAGGAGAAAACTCTGCTGAAGTAGTAGGAAATGTAAAGGAACGCATAGCAAAGATATCCAAATCACTTCCTGAAGGTATTGAGATAGTGCCCTTCCTTGACAGGTCCGACCTAGTTGATCGAGCTATTAAAACAGTTTCAAAAAATCTTATAGAAGGAGCCTTAATAGTCATTTTTGTACTGGTTGTATTTCTTGGAAATATCAGAGCAGGATTGATAGTTGCATCGGTAATCCCTCTATCGATGCTTTTTGCGATAAGCATGATGTACCTTTTTGGCGTATCTGGTAATCTCATGAGTCTTGGTGCTATCGATTTCGGCCTTATTGTAGATGGTGCAGTAATCATAGTTGAAAGTGTTATTCATAACCTTGTATTGAAGCACCCATCCCTCAACAGAAGACTTACTCAGAATGAAATGAATGAGGAAATATATGGCTCTGCAACCAAGATGATGAATTCTGCAGCATTTGGACAGATTATTATTCTTATTGTTTATCTCCCTATTCTGGCTCTTGTTGGTATAGAAGGAAAAATGTTCAGACCAATGGCCCAGGCGGTTTCATTCGCAATTCTTGGAGCACTTATACTATGTGTTACCTATGTGCCTATGATGGCTTCTTTGTTTTTGAGTAAAAAGATATCTCAGCATAAAAACTTTTCTGATAAAATAATGGAAGCGTTGCAAAAAGTTTATCACCCTGTCATTAAAGCTGCACTGAATGCGAGAATATTTATCGTAAGTATTGCAATAGCATTACTTGGGATAAGCGTCTTGCTTTTTATAAATATGGGCGGTGAGTTTCTTCCAACTCTTGAAGAAGGGGATTTTGCAGTAGAGACAAGACTTCTGCCAGGAAGCTCGTTGTCACAAACAATTGAAACCTCATTAAGGGCATCAGATATCATTTTAAAGAAATTCCCTGAAGTTAAAATGACTGTGGGAAAAATTGGTACAGCTGAAATACCAACTGATCCTATGCCTATGGAAGCATGCGATCTTATGATCATATTGAAAGATAAGGATGAATGGACTTCTGCAGAGACAAGAGAAGAGCTTGCAGAAAAAATGTCCAAAGAGTTAGAGCGCCTCCCCGGAGTTAATTTCGGATTTCAGCAACCAATACAAATGAGATTTAATGAGCTTATGACTGGAGCTAAGCAGGATCTTGCCATAAAGATTTTCGGAGAAGATATGGAAGTTCTGGCATCTAAGGCAAATCAGGTTGCAAACCTAATCAAAGATATCAAAGGTGTCTCAGATATTTATGTTGAACCTGTAACAGGTCTTCCTCAAATTACCGTGAAATACAAGCGAGGAAAAATTGCCCAGTATGGCCTTGCTATCTCTGACGTGAATGATGTGGTAAGAACTTCATTTGCCGGAGCAGTTGCAGGAGAAGTTTTTGAAGGGGAAAAAAGATTTGATCTGGTAATGCGATTACAGGAACCCTTCAGAAGAGATATACAAGATGTAAAAGGAATGTATGTAGTGCTTCCATCTGGCATGCAAATCCCAATAACAGAGGTTGCTGACATTGAATATTCTGAAGGACCTATACAGATTTCAAGAGAAGATACAAAAAGACGAATTGTGATTGGTGTCAATGTCCGTGATCGTGATGTGGAATCTATGGTTCAGGAAATAAGCAATAAGCTCGATTCAAAGCTAGACCTTCCTGCAGGATATTTTGTCACTTATGGTGGACAGTTTGAAAACCTTGTTGAAGCCAAACAGAGACTTTCTTTGGCAGTTCCAGTAGCACTTGGGCTTATATTAATTATTCTGTTTTTTACTTTCAAATCATTAAAAGAAACCATGCTGATTTTTACTGCAATACCCTTCTCTGCTATAGGTGGTGTTTTTGCATTGCTTTTAAGAGACATGCCTTTCAGCATTTCAGCAGGCGTGGGTTTTATAGCTTTGTTCGGTGTAGCTGTGCTAAATGGTATGGTATTGATCAGTTATTTTAATCAACTTAAAGCAGAAGGTGTTGAAAACGTTTACGAAAGAGTTCTGAAAGGCACTGAAATGAGATTAAGACCTGTAATCATGACTGCTTCCGTTGCCTCAATGGGATTCTTGCCAATGGCATTGTCCAATACCTCCGGAGCTGAAGTTCAAAAACCTTTGGCTACAGTTGTGATAGGTGGACTTATATCTGCAACGCTGCTTACATTGGTGGTATTACCTGTGCTTTATACCCTCTTTTATAAAAATGTGGAGGAAAGTAATGGTTCAGGATTAAGTAAATCATTTGTATTGATTCCTTTATTTTTTCTTTCTTCTATAACTTCAGGTTTCGGACAGAATACAGGAAAGGCATTAACATCTGAGGAAGCATTTAATATTGCTCTTCAAAACAATCCTTCTATGACTGCCGCAAGGTATGATATTAAAGCTCAGGAATCTTTGAAGAAAACTTATCTTGATATTCCAAAGACCAATATCAGTCTTATGTATGGGCAATTCAATAGCCTTAATAATGATAATAACATAACCATCAATCAGTCTGTTGCCTTTCCAATACTTTATTCTAGCCAGAATAATTATTATAAAGAGCAGGTGAAAGCCTCAGAAGTGAAGGCGGATGTTACAGGTAATGAACTAAAGAAAAATGTTAGGAGCGCTTATTATAACCTGCTTTATTTTGAGTCAAGGCATATGCTGCTCAATTATGAAGATAGCATCTATAATGATTTTATGAAAGCCGCAGATCTTCGATTTAAAACCGGAGAGTCTAATTACCTTGAAAAGCTTACAGCTGAAGCTCAAGTAGCAGAGTTCAGGAATCTTATTTTAAAGAATCAGGCGGACATGCAGATTTATCAAAAGCAATTAAAAGTTTATTTGAATGTTTCGGATAGTATCATCACTACTGAAAAATTTGAAAAGCTAGTGCTTTCAGTATCTCCGGATAAAGCTTCTGTTTATGCAAATCCGTTACTTCGTTATATGCGTCAGCAGTTGAAAGTGGGCAAAGCTTTAGTTGGAGTTGAAAGGGCGAGGTTCTTGCCTGATTTCAGTTTCGGATATTTTAATCAGACTTTACAGGGCGTGCAAAGTATAAACGGAGCAGAAAGATATTTCGGGCCCGGATATAGGTTTCAGGGAATAATGGCGGGAATTTCGGTTCCTGTTATTTTTAAACCTTATCAAGCAAGAATCGCTAATGCAAAATTGAACCAGAAAGTAACTGAAAGTTTGCTTGAATACAATTCTAAGAACCTTGAAGGTGAATATTCCATACTTATGCAACAGTTTAAGAAGAATCTCAGTAGCCTTAGTTATTATGAATCAATT